A region of Drosophila mauritiana strain mau12 chromosome 3L, ASM438214v1, whole genome shotgun sequence DNA encodes the following proteins:
- the LOC117141490 gene encoding tyrosine-protein kinase Abl isoform X8, with translation MGAQQGKDRGAHSGGGGSGAPVSCIGLSSSPVASVSPHCISSSSGVSSAPLGGGSTLRGSRIKSSSSGVASGSGSGGGGGGSGSGLSQRSGGHKDARCNPTVGLNIFTEHNEALLQSRPLPHIPAGSTAASLLADAAELQQHQQDSGGLGLQGSSLGGGHSSTTSVFESAHRWTSKENLLAPGPEEDDPQLFVALYDFQAGGENQLSLKKGEQVRILSYNKSGEWCEAHSDSGNVGWVPSNYVTPLNSLEKHSWYHGPISRNAAEYLLSSGINGSFLVRESESSPGQRSISLRYEGRVYHYRISEDPDGKVFVTQEAKFNTLAELVHHHSVPHEGHGLITPLLYPAPKQNKPTVFPLSPEPDEWEICRTDIMMKHKLGGGQYGEVYEAVWKRYGNTVAVKTLKEDTMALKDFLEEAAIMKEMKHPNLVQLIGVCTREPPFYIITEFMSHGNLLDFLRSAGRETLDAVALLYMATQIASGMSYLESRNYIHRDLAARNCLVGDNKLVKVADFGLARLMRDDTYTAHAGAKFPIKWTAPEGLAYNKFSTKSDVWAFGVLLWEIATYGMSPYPGIDLTDVYHKLEKGYRMERPPGCPPEVYDLMRQCWQWDATDRPTFKSIHHALEHMFQESSITEAVEKQLNANATSASSSAPSTSGVATGGGATTTTAASGCASSSSATASLSLTPQMVKKGLPGGQSLTPNAHHNDPHQQQASTPMSETGSTSTKLSTFSSQGKGNVQMRRTTNKQGKQAPAPPKRTSLLSSSRDSTYREEDPANARCNFIDDLSTNGLARDINSLTQRYDSETDPAADPDTDATGDSLEQSLSQVIAAPATNKMQHSLHSGGGGGGIGPRSSQQHSSFKRPTGTPVMGNRGLETRQSKRSQHHPQAPGPGPPTTQPHHGNNGVVTSAHPITVGALEVMNVKQVVNRYGTLPKGARIGAYLDSLEDSTEAAPPLPATAPSLPPANGHATPPSARLNPKASPIPPQQMIRSNSSGGVTMQNNAAASLNKLQRHRTTTEGTMMTFSSFRAGGSSSSPKRSASGMASGVQPALANLEFPPPPLDLPPPPEEFEGGPPPPPPAPESAVQAIQQHLHAQLPNNGNISNGNGTNNNDSSHNDVSNIAPSVEEASSRFGVSLRKREPSTDSCSSLGSPPEDLKEKLITEIKAAGKESAPGSHLANGSGIAVVDPVSLLVTELAESMNLPKSPPQQQQKLTNGNGTGSGFKAQLKKVEPKKMSAPMPKAEPTSTIIDFKAHLRRVDKEKEPAAPAPAPVAVANNANCNTTGTLNRKEDSSKKFSQAMQKTEIKIDVTNSNVEADAGAAGEGDLGKRRSTDDEEQSHTEGLGSGGQGAADMTQSLYEQKPQIQQKPAVPHKPTKLTIYATPIAKLTEPASSGSSTQISRESILELVGLLEGSLKHPVNAIAGSQWLQLSDKLNILHNSCVIFAENGAMPPHSKFQFRELVTRVEAQSQHLRSAGSKNVQDNERLVAEVGQSLRQISNALNR, from the exons AAGCCTTGCTGCAGTCGCGTCCATTACCTCACATTCCGGCCGGCAGTACGGCGGCCTCTCTCCTGGCAGATGCGGCtgagctgcagcagcatcagcaggaTTCCGGTGGACTGGGGCTGCAGGGCTCCTCCCTGGGCGGTGGTCACAGTTCGACTACATCCGTGTTTGAATCCGCACATCGGTGGACCTCGAAGGAGAACCTACTGGCCCCCGGACCCGAGGAGGATGATCCGCAACTTTTTGTGGCGCTGTACGATTTCCAAGCCGGCGGAGAGAACCAATTGAGTCTGAAGAAGGGCGAGCAGGTGCGCATACTTAGCTACAACAAATCGGGGGAGTGGTGCGAGGCGCACTCGGACTCCGGAAACGTTGGGTGGGTGCCCTCCAACTATGTCACGCCGCTCAATTCGCTGGAGAAGCACTCCTGGTACCACGGGCCCATCTCACGCAATGCCGCCGAGTATCTTCTCAGCTCCGGAATCAATGGCAGCTTCCTGGTCCGTGAAAGTGAAAGTTCACCGGGTCAAAGAAGCATCAGTTTGAG ATACGAGGGTCGCGTCTATCACTACCGCATCTCAGAGGATCCCGATGGGAAAGTCTTCGTTACCCAGGAGGCCAAATTCAATACTCTGGCCGAGCTGGTGCATCATCACAGCGTGCCCCATGAGGGTCACGGGTTGATAACTCCGCTCCTGTATCCGGCGCCCAAGCAGAACAAGCCCACCGTCTTCCCGCTGAGTCCCGAGCCGGATGAGTGGGAGATCTGCCGGACGGACATCATGATGAAGCACAAGCTGGGCGGCGGGCAGTACGGAGAGGTCTACGAGGCCGTTTGGAAGCGGTATGGCAATACGGTGGCTGTTAAAACGCTCAAGGAGGACACCATGGCACTGAAGGACTTCCTCGAAGAGGCGGCCATTATGAAGGAAATGAAGCACCCTAATCTGGTGCAGCTCATAG GTGTTTGCACCAGAGAACCACCGTTCTACATCATCACCGAGTTTATGTCGCACGGCAATCTGTTGGACTTTCTGCGCTCCGCCGGCCGCGAAACGCTCGATGCAGTAGCGCTGCTGTACATGGCCACTCAGATAGCGTCGGGAATGAGCTACCTGGAGTCGCGCAACTACATCCATCGCGATCTCGCTGCCCGCAATTGCCTGGTGGGCGACAACAAGCTGGTCAAGGTGGCGGATTTCGGCCTAGCACGTTTGATGCGGGACGACACGTATACAGCACATGCCGGAGCCAAGTTCCCGATCAAATGGACCGCACCGGAGGGTCTGGCCTACAACAAGTTTAGCACTAAATCGGACGTTTGGGCCTTTGGAGTCCTGCTGTGGGAGATCGCCACGTATGGAATGTCGCCGTATCCGGGCATCGACCTGACCGATGTGTACCACAAGCTAGAGAAGGGCTATCGCATGGAGCGACCGCCAGGCTGCCCGCCGGAGGTGTACGACTTGATGCGCCAGTGCTGGCAGTGGGATGCCACCGACAGGCCCACGTTCAAGAGCATACACCATGCGCTGGAGCACATGTTTCAG GAATCGTCCATCACCGAAGCGGTCGAGAAGCAGCTGAACGCCAACGCCACCAGCGCGAGCAGCTCCGCTCCGAGCACATCGGGCGTGGCCACCGGCGGAGGAGCCACAACCACGACGGCGGCCAGCGGCTGCGCTTCCTCATCCTCGGCCACCGCCTCGCTAAGTCTCACACCGCAGATGGTGAAGAAGGGTTTACCCGGCGGTCAGTCCCTCACGCCGAACGCCCACCACAACGATCCGCACCAGCAACAGGCCAGCACGCCCATGTCAG AAACCGGCTCCACTTCCACCAAGCTAAGCACTTTCTCCAGTCAGGGCAAGGGCAATGTCCAGATGCGTCGCACCACCAACAAGCAGGGCAAACAGGCGCCCGCCCCACCAAAGCGAACCAG cCTGCTCTCGAGCAGTCGGGACTCCACTTATCGCGAGGAGGATCCAGCCAACGCCAGATGCAATTTCATCGACGACCTCAGCACGAATG GACTAGCCCGGGACATCAACAGTTTGACGCAGCGGTACGACTCCGAAACAGATCCGGCCGCCGACCCGGACACAGATGCCACGGGCGATAGTCTGGAGCAGAGTCTGAGCCAAGTGATAGCCGCTCCGGCCACCAACAAGATGCAGCATTCTCTTCAcagcggaggaggaggaggaggcatAGGTCCACGATCCTCGCAGCAGCACAGCTCCTTCAAGCGGCCGACTGGAACACCCGTGATGGGTAACCGAGGACTAGAGACCCGGCAGAGCAAGCGATCCCAGCACCATCCACAGGCTCCGGGTCCAGGACCGCCAACAACTCAACCGCATCATGGCAACAACGGCGTGGTAACCAGTGCCCATCCCATCACTGTGGGTGCGCTCGAGGTGATGAATGTCAAGCAGGTGGTGAACCGCTACGGCACACTACCAAAGGGTGCCAGAATCGGTGCCTATCTGGACAGCCTTGAGGATAGCACTGAGgctgctcctcctcttccGGCAACTGCTCCTTCACTGCCACCAGCCAATGGACACGCCACGCCTCCGTCTGCTAGACTTAATCCGAAGGCCAGCCCCATTCCGCCACAGCAAATGATCAGGAGCAACTCGTCGGGCGGTGTGACCATGCAAAATAATGCGGCTGCCAGCTTAAACAAGCTTCAGCGTCATCGCACCACTACCGAAGGCACCATGATGACGTTCTCCTCCTTCCGGGCGGGCGGTTCCAGTAGCTCACCCAAGCGTAGTGCCTCGGGAATGGCTTCAGGAGTCCAGCCAGCTCTGGCCAACCTTGAGTTTCCACCGCCGCCGTTGGACTTGCCTCCGCCGCCCGAGGAATTCGAGGGCGgaccaccacctcctccgccgGCGCCGGAGAGCGCTGTGCAGGCCATCCAGCAGCACTTGCATGCCCAGCTACCAAACAATGGCAACATAAGCAATGGAAACGGAACAAACAACAACGACAGTAGCCACAACGATGTTAGTAACATAGCTCCCAGTGTGGAGGAGGCCAGCTCCAGATTTGGTGTCTCTCTGAGAAAACGAGAGCCCTCCACCGACTCCTGCAGCTCGCTGGGCAGTCCACCCGAAGATCTCAAGGAAAAGCTAATCACCGAAATCAAGGCCGCCGGCAAGGAATCTGCTCCGGGCTCACATCTGGCCAACGGCTCGGGCATCGCTGTCGTGGACCCTGTCTCCCTGCTTGTCACCGAACTAGCCGAGAGCATGAACCTGCCAAAGtcgccgccgcagcagcagcaaaagctgACCAACGGCAATGGCACTGGGTCCGGATTCAAGGCTCAGCTGAAGAAAGTCGAACCCAAAAAGATGAGCGCGCCAATGCCCAAGGCGGAGCCGACAAGTACTATTATCGACTTCAAGGCTCATTTGCGCCGGGTGGACAAGGAGAAGGAGCcggcagctccagctccagctcctgtAGCCGTAGCCAACAATGCCAACTGCAATACAACGGGCACTTTGAACCGGAAGGAGGACAGCAGCAAGAAGTTCTCGCAGGCCATGCAAAAGACTGAAATCAAAATCGACGTAACCAACTCCAATGTGGAGGCGGATGCGGGAGCAGCGGGCGAGGGCGATCTCGGCAAGCGACGAAGCACAG ATGACGAGGAGCAGTCGCACACGGAAGGCCTGGGATCGGGAGGCCAAGGAGCAGCAGACATGACCCAGTCGCTGTACGAGCAGAAGCCACAGATCCAGCAAAAGCCAGCGGTGCCGCACAAGCCAACAAAGCTAACCATCTACGCCACGCCTATTGCCAAACTGACCGAACCAGCCAGCTCCGGCAGCTCCACCCAGATATCACGGGAGAGCATTCTGGAGCTGGTTGGCCTGCTAGAGGGCTCGCTCAAGCATCCGGTGAATGCCATCGCTGGATCTCAGTGGCTGCAGCTGAGTGACAAGCTCAACATCCTGCACAATTCGTGCGTGATCTTCGCGGAGAACGGTGCTATGCCGCCGCACTCCAAGTTCCAATTCCGGGAGCTGGTCACGCGGGTGGAAGCACAGTCGCAGCACTTGCGCTCCGCCGGCAGCAAGAACGTCCAGGACAACGAACGCCTAGTGGCCGAAGTCGGTCAATCGCTGCGTCAGATCTCCAATGCGCTTAACAGGTAA
- the LOC117141490 gene encoding tyrosine-protein kinase Abl isoform X3 yields the protein MGAQQGKDRGAHSGGGGSGAPVSCIGLSSSPVASVSPHCISSSSGVSSAPLGGGSTLRGSRIKSSSSGVASGSGSGGGGGGSGSGLSQRSGGHKDARCNPTVGLNIFTEHNGTKHSSFRGHPGKYHMNLEALLQSRPLPHIPAGSTAASLLADAAELQQHQQDSGGLGLQGSSLGGGHSSTTSVFESAHRWTSKENLLAPGPEEDDPQLFVALYDFQAGGENQLSLKKGEQVRILSYNKSGEWCEAHSDSGNVGWVPSNYVTPLNSLEKHSWYHGPISRNAAEYLLSSGINGSFLVRESESSPGQRSISLRYEGRVYHYRISEDPDGKVFVTQEAKFNTLAELVHHHSVPHEGHGLITPLLYPAPKQNKPTVFPLSPEPDEWEICRTDIMMKHKLGGGQYGEVYEAVWKRYGNTVAVKTLKEDTMALKDFLEEAAIMKEMKHPNLVQLIGVCTREPPFYIITEFMSHGNLLDFLRSAGRETLDAVALLYMATQIASGMSYLESRNYIHRDLAARNCLVGDNKLVKVADFGLARLMRDDTYTAHAGAKFPIKWTAPEGLAYNKFSTKSDVWAFGVLLWEIATYGMSPYPGIDLTDVYHKLEKGYRMERPPGCPPEVYDLMRQCWQWDATDRPTFKSIHHALEHMFQESSITEAVEKQLNANATSASSSAPSTSGVATGGGATTTTAASGCASSSSATASLSLTPQMVKKGLPGGQSLTPNAHHNDPHQQQASTPMSETGSTSTKLSTFSSQGKGNVQMRRTTNKQGKQAPAPPKRTSLLSSSRDSTYREEDPANARCNFIDDLSTNGLARDINSLTQRYDSETDPAADPDTDATGDSLEQSLSQVIAAPATNKMQHSLHSGGGGGGIGPRSSQQHSSFKRPTGTPVMGNRGLETRQSKRSQHHPQAPGPGPPTTQPHHGNNGVVTSAHPITVGALEVMNVKQVVNRYGTLPKGARIGAYLDSLEDSTEAAPPLPATAPSLPPANGHATPPSARLNPKASPIPPQQMIRSNSSGGVTMQNNAAASLNKLQRHRTTTEGTMMTFSSFRAGGSSSSPKRSASGMASGVQPALANLEFPPPPLDLPPPPEEFEGGPPPPPPAPESAVQAIQQHLHAQLPNNGNISNGNGTNNNDSSHNDVSNIAPSVEEASSRFGVSLRKREPSTDSCSSLGSPPEDLKEKLITEIKAAGKESAPGSHLANGSGIAVVDPVSLLVTELAESMNLPKSPPQQQQKLTNGNGTGSGFKAQLKKVEPKKMSAPMPKAEPTSTIIDFKAHLRRVDKEKEPAAPAPAPVAVANNANCNTTGTLNRKEDSSKKFSQAMQKTEIKIDVTNSNVEADAGAAGEGDLGKRRSTGSINSLKKLWEQQPPASDYATSTILQQQPSVVNGGGTPTAQLSPKYGMKSGAINTAGTLPAKLGNKPPPAAPPPPPPNCTTSNSSTTSISTSSRDCTSRQQASSTIKTSHSTQLFADDEEQSHTEGLGSGGQGAADMTQSLYEQKPQIQQKPAVPHKPTKLTIYATPIAKLTEPASSGSSTQISRESILELVGLLEGSLKHPVNAIAGSQWLQLSDKLNILHNSCVIFAENGAMPPHSKFQFRELVTRVEAQSQHLRSAGSKNVQDNERLVAEVGQSLRQISNALNR from the exons GTACCAAGCACAGCTCTTTTCGCGGCCATCCAGGCAAATATCACATGAACTTAG AAGCCTTGCTGCAGTCGCGTCCATTACCTCACATTCCGGCCGGCAGTACGGCGGCCTCTCTCCTGGCAGATGCGGCtgagctgcagcagcatcagcaggaTTCCGGTGGACTGGGGCTGCAGGGCTCCTCCCTGGGCGGTGGTCACAGTTCGACTACATCCGTGTTTGAATCCGCACATCGGTGGACCTCGAAGGAGAACCTACTGGCCCCCGGACCCGAGGAGGATGATCCGCAACTTTTTGTGGCGCTGTACGATTTCCAAGCCGGCGGAGAGAACCAATTGAGTCTGAAGAAGGGCGAGCAGGTGCGCATACTTAGCTACAACAAATCGGGGGAGTGGTGCGAGGCGCACTCGGACTCCGGAAACGTTGGGTGGGTGCCCTCCAACTATGTCACGCCGCTCAATTCGCTGGAGAAGCACTCCTGGTACCACGGGCCCATCTCACGCAATGCCGCCGAGTATCTTCTCAGCTCCGGAATCAATGGCAGCTTCCTGGTCCGTGAAAGTGAAAGTTCACCGGGTCAAAGAAGCATCAGTTTGAG ATACGAGGGTCGCGTCTATCACTACCGCATCTCAGAGGATCCCGATGGGAAAGTCTTCGTTACCCAGGAGGCCAAATTCAATACTCTGGCCGAGCTGGTGCATCATCACAGCGTGCCCCATGAGGGTCACGGGTTGATAACTCCGCTCCTGTATCCGGCGCCCAAGCAGAACAAGCCCACCGTCTTCCCGCTGAGTCCCGAGCCGGATGAGTGGGAGATCTGCCGGACGGACATCATGATGAAGCACAAGCTGGGCGGCGGGCAGTACGGAGAGGTCTACGAGGCCGTTTGGAAGCGGTATGGCAATACGGTGGCTGTTAAAACGCTCAAGGAGGACACCATGGCACTGAAGGACTTCCTCGAAGAGGCGGCCATTATGAAGGAAATGAAGCACCCTAATCTGGTGCAGCTCATAG GTGTTTGCACCAGAGAACCACCGTTCTACATCATCACCGAGTTTATGTCGCACGGCAATCTGTTGGACTTTCTGCGCTCCGCCGGCCGCGAAACGCTCGATGCAGTAGCGCTGCTGTACATGGCCACTCAGATAGCGTCGGGAATGAGCTACCTGGAGTCGCGCAACTACATCCATCGCGATCTCGCTGCCCGCAATTGCCTGGTGGGCGACAACAAGCTGGTCAAGGTGGCGGATTTCGGCCTAGCACGTTTGATGCGGGACGACACGTATACAGCACATGCCGGAGCCAAGTTCCCGATCAAATGGACCGCACCGGAGGGTCTGGCCTACAACAAGTTTAGCACTAAATCGGACGTTTGGGCCTTTGGAGTCCTGCTGTGGGAGATCGCCACGTATGGAATGTCGCCGTATCCGGGCATCGACCTGACCGATGTGTACCACAAGCTAGAGAAGGGCTATCGCATGGAGCGACCGCCAGGCTGCCCGCCGGAGGTGTACGACTTGATGCGCCAGTGCTGGCAGTGGGATGCCACCGACAGGCCCACGTTCAAGAGCATACACCATGCGCTGGAGCACATGTTTCAG GAATCGTCCATCACCGAAGCGGTCGAGAAGCAGCTGAACGCCAACGCCACCAGCGCGAGCAGCTCCGCTCCGAGCACATCGGGCGTGGCCACCGGCGGAGGAGCCACAACCACGACGGCGGCCAGCGGCTGCGCTTCCTCATCCTCGGCCACCGCCTCGCTAAGTCTCACACCGCAGATGGTGAAGAAGGGTTTACCCGGCGGTCAGTCCCTCACGCCGAACGCCCACCACAACGATCCGCACCAGCAACAGGCCAGCACGCCCATGTCAG AAACCGGCTCCACTTCCACCAAGCTAAGCACTTTCTCCAGTCAGGGCAAGGGCAATGTCCAGATGCGTCGCACCACCAACAAGCAGGGCAAACAGGCGCCCGCCCCACCAAAGCGAACCAG cCTGCTCTCGAGCAGTCGGGACTCCACTTATCGCGAGGAGGATCCAGCCAACGCCAGATGCAATTTCATCGACGACCTCAGCACGAATG GACTAGCCCGGGACATCAACAGTTTGACGCAGCGGTACGACTCCGAAACAGATCCGGCCGCCGACCCGGACACAGATGCCACGGGCGATAGTCTGGAGCAGAGTCTGAGCCAAGTGATAGCCGCTCCGGCCACCAACAAGATGCAGCATTCTCTTCAcagcggaggaggaggaggaggcatAGGTCCACGATCCTCGCAGCAGCACAGCTCCTTCAAGCGGCCGACTGGAACACCCGTGATGGGTAACCGAGGACTAGAGACCCGGCAGAGCAAGCGATCCCAGCACCATCCACAGGCTCCGGGTCCAGGACCGCCAACAACTCAACCGCATCATGGCAACAACGGCGTGGTAACCAGTGCCCATCCCATCACTGTGGGTGCGCTCGAGGTGATGAATGTCAAGCAGGTGGTGAACCGCTACGGCACACTACCAAAGGGTGCCAGAATCGGTGCCTATCTGGACAGCCTTGAGGATAGCACTGAGgctgctcctcctcttccGGCAACTGCTCCTTCACTGCCACCAGCCAATGGACACGCCACGCCTCCGTCTGCTAGACTTAATCCGAAGGCCAGCCCCATTCCGCCACAGCAAATGATCAGGAGCAACTCGTCGGGCGGTGTGACCATGCAAAATAATGCGGCTGCCAGCTTAAACAAGCTTCAGCGTCATCGCACCACTACCGAAGGCACCATGATGACGTTCTCCTCCTTCCGGGCGGGCGGTTCCAGTAGCTCACCCAAGCGTAGTGCCTCGGGAATGGCTTCAGGAGTCCAGCCAGCTCTGGCCAACCTTGAGTTTCCACCGCCGCCGTTGGACTTGCCTCCGCCGCCCGAGGAATTCGAGGGCGgaccaccacctcctccgccgGCGCCGGAGAGCGCTGTGCAGGCCATCCAGCAGCACTTGCATGCCCAGCTACCAAACAATGGCAACATAAGCAATGGAAACGGAACAAACAACAACGACAGTAGCCACAACGATGTTAGTAACATAGCTCCCAGTGTGGAGGAGGCCAGCTCCAGATTTGGTGTCTCTCTGAGAAAACGAGAGCCCTCCACCGACTCCTGCAGCTCGCTGGGCAGTCCACCCGAAGATCTCAAGGAAAAGCTAATCACCGAAATCAAGGCCGCCGGCAAGGAATCTGCTCCGGGCTCACATCTGGCCAACGGCTCGGGCATCGCTGTCGTGGACCCTGTCTCCCTGCTTGTCACCGAACTAGCCGAGAGCATGAACCTGCCAAAGtcgccgccgcagcagcagcaaaagctgACCAACGGCAATGGCACTGGGTCCGGATTCAAGGCTCAGCTGAAGAAAGTCGAACCCAAAAAGATGAGCGCGCCAATGCCCAAGGCGGAGCCGACAAGTACTATTATCGACTTCAAGGCTCATTTGCGCCGGGTGGACAAGGAGAAGGAGCcggcagctccagctccagctcctgtAGCCGTAGCCAACAATGCCAACTGCAATACAACGGGCACTTTGAACCGGAAGGAGGACAGCAGCAAGAAGTTCTCGCAGGCCATGCAAAAGACTGAAATCAAAATCGACGTAACCAACTCCAATGTGGAGGCGGATGCGGGAGCAGCGGGCGAGGGCGATCTCGGCAAGCGACGAAGCACAGGTAGTATTAATAGCTTAAAGAAACTGTGGGAGCAGCAGCCACCGGCGTCGGATTATGCCACCAGCACGATCCTCCAGCAACAGCCGTCGGTGGTAAATGGCGGCGGAACACCGACTGCCCAACTGTCTCCCAAGTATGGCATGAAATCGGGGGCCATCAATACGGCTGGCACTCTTCCAGCCAAGCTGGGCAACAAGCCGCCACCGGCTGCCCCTCCACCACCGCCCCCGAACTGCACCACCTCCAACTCCTCCACCACATCCATTAGCACCTCTAGTAGAGATTGCaccagcaggcagcaggccaGCAGCACAATAAAAACCTCTCATTCAACGCAACTCTTCGCAGATGACGAGGAGCAGTCGCACACGGAAGGCCTGGGATCGGGAGGCCAAGGAGCAGCAGACATGACCCAGTCGCTGTACGAGCAGAAGCCACAGATCCAGCAAAAGCCAGCGGTGCCGCACAAGCCAACAAAGCTAACCATCTACGCCACGCCTATTGCCAAACTGACCGAACCAGCCAGCTCCGGCAGCTCCACCCAGATATCACGGGAGAGCATTCTGGAGCTGGTTGGCCTGCTAGAGGGCTCGCTCAAGCATCCGGTGAATGCCATCGCTGGATCTCAGTGGCTGCAGCTGAGTGACAAGCTCAACATCCTGCACAATTCGTGCGTGATCTTCGCGGAGAACGGTGCTATGCCGCCGCACTCCAAGTTCCAATTCCGGGAGCTGGTCACGCGGGTGGAAGCACAGTCGCAGCACTTGCGCTCCGCCGGCAGCAAGAACGTCCAGGACAACGAACGCCTAGTGGCCGAAGTCGGTCAATCGCTGCGTCAGATCTCCAATGCGCTTAACAGGTAA